One Rhea pennata isolate bPtePen1 chromosome 3, bPtePen1.pri, whole genome shotgun sequence DNA segment encodes these proteins:
- the ODC1 gene encoding ornithine decarboxylase — MNSFSNEEFEFTFLDEGFTAKDILDQKINEVSSSDDKDAFYVADLGDIVKKHMRWHKALPRVTPFYAVKCNDSKAVVKTLAALGAGFDCASKTEIQLVQGIGVPPERIIYANPCKQVSQIKHAASSGVRMMTFDSEVELMKVARAHPKAKLVLRITTDDSKAVCRLSVKFGATLKTSRLLLERAKELDLAIVGVSFHVGSGCTDPETFVQAISDARCVFDMGAELGFNMYLLDIGGGFPGSEDVKLKFEEITSVINPALDKYFPLDSGVNIIAEPGRYYVASAFTLAVNIIAKKVVLKEQTASDDEEDANDKTLMYYVNDGVYGSFNCILYDHAHVKPVLQKRLKPDDSCYSCSIWGPTCDGLDRIVERFNMPELQVGDWILFENMGAYTVAAASTFNGFQRPTIYYVMSRPAWRLMQQIKEQGFLAEVEEQDVATLPLSCAWESGIEYPATCASASINV; from the exons ATGAACAGCTTCAGCAATGAAGAATTTGAATTCACCTTCCTTGATGAAGGCTTTACTGCCAAGGATATCCTCgaccaaaaaataaatgaagtgtCGTCTTCT GACGATAAAGATGCCTTCTATGTTGCTGACCTTGGGGATATTGTAAAGAAGCACATGCGATGGCATAAAGCTCTTCCTCGAGTAACCCCTTTCTATGCTGTAAAATGTAATGATAGCAAAGCTGTAGTGAAGACACTTGCTGCTCTTGGTGCAGGATTTGATTGTGCCAGTAAG ACAGAAATACAGCTGGTGCAGGGCATTGGCGTACCTCCTGAGCGAATAATATATGCAAATCCCTGCAAACAAGTATCTCAAATCAAGCATGCTGCCAGCAGTGGTGTACGGATGATGACTTTTGATAGCGAAGTAGAACTAATGAAAGTTGCAAGGGCCCATCCAAAAGCCAA gTTAGTCTTGCGCATCACCACTGATGATTCCAAAGCAGTTTGTCGTCTGAGTGTTAAATTTGGAGCTACCCTTAAGACTAGTAGGCTTCTACTGGAGCGGGCAAAAGAACTTGACCTTGCCATTGTTGGAGTTAG CTTCCATGTTGGGAGTGGTTGTACAGACCCAGAGACCTTTGTTCAAGCCATTTCTGATGCCCGCTGTGTGTTCGATATGGGA GCTGAGCTTGGCTTCAATATGTATCTGCTTGATATTGGTGGTGGCTTCCCTGGTTCTGAAGATGTCAAGCTTAAATTTGAAGAG ATCACGAGTGTAATCAATCCAGCACTGGATAAATACTTTCCCTTGGATTCAGGAGTAAATATTATTGCAGAACCAGGAAGATACTATGTTGCATCAGCTTTCACACTGGCAGTCAACATAATTGCaaaaaaagttgtattaaaGGAGCAAACGGCTTCTGATG ATGAAGAGGATGCAAATGACAAAACTCTCATGTACTATGTGAATGATGGAGTGTATGGATCATTCAACTGTATCTTATATGATCATGCACATGTTAAACCAGTTCTGCAAAAG AGACTTAAACCAGATGACAGTTGCTATTCCTGCAGTATATGGGGACCAACATGTGATGGTTTAGATCGTATTGTTGAGCGTTTCAATATGCCAGAGTTGCAAGTTGGCGATTGGATTCTATTTGAAAACATGGGTGCCTATACTGTTGCAGCAGCTTCTACTTTCAATGGATTCCAGAGGCCAACAATATACTATGTGATGTCAAGACCAGCATG gcGATTAATGCAACAGATTAAGGAGCAAGGGTTCCTAGCTGAAGTGGAAGAGCAGGATGTTGCTACTTTGCCACTCTCTTGCGCCTGGGAAAGCGGAATTGAATATCCAGCAACTTGTGCTTCAGCTAGTATTAATGTATAG